A stretch of Cicer arietinum cultivar CDC Frontier isolate Library 1 chromosome 5, Cicar.CDCFrontier_v2.0, whole genome shotgun sequence DNA encodes these proteins:
- the LOC101493528 gene encoding probable amino acid permease 7 — MSGEFSSGALDSTPFLHNQYAESSDVKRTGTVWTAVAHIVTGVIGSGVLSLAWSIAQIGWIAGPLAILLFASITLLSAFLLSDTYRSPHPQFGPHRSSSYLDAVNLHKGAGNGRFCGVFVNISLYGFGIAYIITSSISIRAIQDSICYHDKGSEATCGFTDTYNMLIFGAIQVVLSQIPNFHNIEWLSIVAAIMSFAYAFIGMALAIVKVNENGRFEGSIGGVTTSTGMEKLWLVAQALGDIAFSYPFAVILIEIQDTLKSPPPENVTMRRASTISVIVTTFFYLCCGCAGYAAFGSDTPGNLLTGFATYKLYWLVDFANACIVIHLVGAYQVYSQPLYANVENWLRFKFPDSGFVNYSYNLKLPLLPDFQLNPLRLCFRTLYVGSTIVIAMLFPYFNQILGVLAGIIFYPLTIYFPVEMYLSQGNIEAWTTKWILLRTFSIVGFVVGLFTLIGSIQGIVSAELK, encoded by the exons ATGAGTGGAGAATTTTCTTCAGGTGCATTGGACAGCACCCCATTTTTACATAACCAATATGCAGAATCAAGTGATGTGAAAAGAACAG GAACAGTATGGACAGCAGTGGCACACATAGTGACAGGAGTGATAGGGTCAGGTGTGTTGTCATTGGCATGGAGCATTGCACAAATTGGATGGATTGCAGGCCCATTGGCAATTCTTCTTTTTGCTTCTATCACTCTTCTCTCTGCTTTTCTTCTCAGTGATACCTATCGTTCTCCTCATCCTCAATTTGGTCCTCATAGAAGCTCTTCTTATCTTGATGCTGTTAATTTGCATAAGG GAGCAGGAAATGGACGTTTCTGTGGTGTTTTTGTAAATATAAGTTTATATGGTTTTGGAATTGCCTACATTATTACTTCATCCATCAGCATAAG AGCAATCCAGGACTCAATCTGTTACCATGACAAAGGGAGTGAAGCAACATGTGGATTTACGGATACATATAACATGCTTATTTTTGGGGCTATCCAAGTTGTTCTCTCACAGATTCCCAATTTCCATAACATTGAATGGCTGTCTATTGTTGCTGCAATTATGTCATTTGCTTATGCTTTCATAGGCATGGCACTTGCCATCGTTAAAGTCAATG AAAATGGACGTTTTGAGGGTAGCATTGGAGGAGTCACAACTTCCACTGGAATGGAAAAACTATGGCTGGTTGCACAAGCACTTGGTGACATAGCCTTCTCCTATCCATTTGCAGTAATTCTTATAGAAATTCAG GACACATTGAAATCACCTCCGCCAGAAAACGTAACAATGAGGAGGGCCTCGACAATATCAGTCATCGTGACGACATTTTTCTACCTCTGTTGTGGCTGTGCTGGTTATGCAGCCTTTGGTAGTGATACACCAGGAAATCTTTTGACAGGGTTTGCAACTTATAAGCTTTATTGGCTTGTTGACTTTGCCAATGCTTGTATAGTTATTCACCTAGTTGGTGCATATCAG GTGTATAGCCAGCCACTTTATGCAAATGTGGAAAATTGGTTACGTTTTAAATTCCCAGACAGTGGATTTGTGAATTACTCATACAACTTAAAACTCCCATTGCTGCCAGATTTCCAACTAAATCCTCTAAGGCTTTGTTTCCGAACGCTATATGTTGGATCGACGATCGTGATTGCAATGCTGTTTCCATACTTCAACCAGATTTTGGGAGTTTTGGCTGGCATAATATTTTATCCATTAACCATATATTTCCCAGTGGAAATGTATTTGAGTCAAGGCAATATTGAAGCATGGACAACCAAGTGGATATTGCTAAGGACTTTTAGCATTGTTGGCTTTGTGGTGGGATTGTTCACTCTCATTGGTTCCATTCAAGGGATTGTATCTGCAGAACTTAAGTGA